Proteins encoded together in one Agromyces sp. 3263 window:
- the rsmD gene encoding 16S rRNA (guanine(966)-N(2))-methyltransferase RsmD: protein MTRIIAGSAGSLTLAVPRSGTRPTSDRVREAIFSALESRDAIDGSAVLDLYAGSGALGLEAASRGAAEVVLVEKAKPAADVCRRNADAVGRAMRGAGPRIRVVVRGVASYLETASGGFDLVFIDPPYDLGEGALAHDLALLAPLLSRHAIVVVERSSRSPEPAWPEGIVPDRRRDYGETTLWWAERARALDTPAPDQPASGQPARPSQPE, encoded by the coding sequence ATGACCCGCATCATCGCCGGATCCGCCGGCTCGCTCACTCTCGCCGTGCCGCGCTCCGGCACGCGGCCCACGAGCGACCGCGTGCGCGAGGCGATCTTCTCCGCCCTCGAGTCCCGCGACGCCATCGACGGGTCGGCCGTGCTCGACCTCTACGCCGGCTCCGGCGCGCTCGGCCTCGAGGCCGCCTCGCGCGGCGCCGCGGAGGTCGTGCTCGTCGAGAAGGCCAAGCCCGCGGCCGACGTGTGCCGGCGGAACGCCGACGCGGTGGGGCGCGCGATGCGCGGGGCCGGCCCCCGCATCCGCGTGGTCGTGCGCGGCGTGGCCTCGTACCTCGAGACCGCATCGGGCGGGTTCGACCTCGTCTTCATCGACCCGCCCTACGACCTCGGCGAGGGGGCGCTCGCCCACGACCTCGCGCTCCTCGCGCCGCTGCTCTCCCGCCACGCCATCGTGGTCGTCGAACGGAGCTCCCGCTCTCCCGAGCCGGCCTGGCCCGAGGGCATCGTTCCCGACCGGCGCCGCGACTACGGCGAGACGACCCTGTGGTGGGCCGAGCGCGCTCGGGCTCTCGATACGCCCGCTCCGGATCAGCCCGCTTCGGGTCAGCCGGCTCGTCCGTCCCAGCCGGAATAG
- a CDS encoding DUF3515 domain-containing protein, translating to MPHPDASPSRRGLRRVALAGGLALAATVAFAGCSQAVAFDAAPSASDPDCAAVVVRLPDTVAGLEKRDTDAQGTGAWGQPASVLLRCGVEPLGPTTDRCVSVDGVDWVIDESDAPNYLFTTYGRTPTVEVLIDNEAVSGTTAISDLSAAVGVIPAEGGCVGLDDAG from the coding sequence ATGCCCCACCCAGACGCCTCCCCCTCGCGCCGCGGGCTGCGGCGGGTCGCCCTCGCCGGCGGTCTCGCCCTCGCCGCGACCGTCGCGTTCGCCGGATGCAGCCAGGCCGTCGCCTTCGACGCCGCCCCGTCGGCGAGCGACCCCGACTGCGCCGCCGTGGTCGTGCGCCTGCCCGACACCGTCGCCGGGCTCGAGAAGCGCGACACCGACGCACAGGGCACCGGCGCGTGGGGCCAGCCCGCGTCCGTACTGCTGCGATGCGGCGTCGAGCCGCTCGGCCCGACCACCGACCGCTGCGTCAGCGTCGACGGCGTCGACTGGGTCATCGACGAGTCGGATGCCCCGAACTACCTCTTCACGACCTACGGCCGCACGCCCACCGTCGAGGTGCTCATCGACAACGAGGCGGTCTCGGGCACCACCGCGATCTCCGACCTCTCGGCCGCCGTCGGCGTCATCCCCGCCGAGGGCGGCTGCGTCGGCCTCGACGACGCCGGCTAG
- the coaD gene encoding pantetheine-phosphate adenylyltransferase, translated as MQRIAVVPGSFDPVTLGHLDVIGRAAGLYDELHVVVVHNPDKSALLPIAQRVALIERSIADAGIQGRIVVASWSMGLLVDYCTDVGATVLVKGIRSQIDVAYETPMAIVNRHLAGVETVFLLPDPANAHVSSSLVRQVSALGGDVAPYVPVAVSDYLQAAMTT; from the coding sequence ATGCAGCGGATCGCCGTCGTCCCAGGATCATTCGACCCCGTCACGCTCGGCCACCTCGACGTCATCGGGCGGGCCGCGGGGCTCTACGACGAGCTGCATGTCGTCGTCGTGCACAACCCCGACAAGTCAGCCCTCCTGCCGATCGCGCAGCGCGTCGCGCTCATCGAGCGCTCGATCGCCGACGCCGGCATCCAGGGTCGCATCGTCGTCGCGTCGTGGAGCATGGGGCTCCTGGTCGACTACTGCACGGACGTCGGCGCGACCGTGCTCGTCAAGGGCATCCGCTCGCAGATCGACGTGGCATACGAGACGCCGATGGCGATCGTGAACCGCCACCTGGCCGGCGTCGAGACCGTCTTCCTCCTCCCCGACCCGGCGAACGCCCACGTGTCGAGCTCGCTCGTGCGACAGGTGTCCGCCCTCGGCGGCGACGTCGCGCCCTACGTGCCCGTCGCCGTCTCCGACTACCTCCAGGCGGCGATGACGACATGA
- the thiL gene encoding thiamine-phosphate kinase produces MERAARPAGATVGELGESAVLARILPRLAPGDAALLGAGDDAAVVAAADGRFVVTTDLLVHGPDFRLAWSTPFELGWKAAATNLTDVAAMGARPTALVVAIAAPPTTPVSVLEGIAAGMREGLAALAPGAGVVGGDLSASTVLTIAVTAFGDLEGRAPILRSGARVGDIVAHAGARGDAARGLALLFAEGVDAAGEPDPDRAAAVRARHPELVRAQLAPEPPVFAGVVAAIAGATSMLDVSDGLARDARRVAEASGVSFDFAAAALGPDVRVAMAGGEDHGLLATFPAGVALPAPFEAVGRVVAGDGEVLVDGRDAGSDGWDPYSGWDGRAG; encoded by the coding sequence ATGGAACGAGCTGCGCGCCCGGCTGGGGCCACCGTCGGCGAACTGGGCGAATCGGCCGTGCTGGCGCGCATCCTGCCGCGGCTGGCGCCCGGGGACGCGGCCCTGCTCGGCGCCGGCGACGACGCGGCCGTCGTGGCTGCGGCCGACGGGCGCTTCGTGGTCACGACCGACCTGCTCGTGCACGGACCCGACTTCCGCCTCGCTTGGTCGACGCCGTTCGAGCTGGGCTGGAAGGCTGCAGCGACCAACCTGACCGATGTCGCCGCGATGGGCGCTCGGCCCACCGCCCTGGTCGTCGCGATCGCCGCACCACCGACGACGCCCGTGTCGGTGCTCGAGGGCATCGCCGCGGGCATGCGCGAGGGACTTGCCGCACTCGCGCCGGGCGCCGGCGTGGTGGGCGGCGACCTGTCCGCGTCGACGGTGCTCACGATCGCCGTGACCGCCTTCGGCGACCTCGAAGGACGCGCGCCGATCCTCCGTTCGGGCGCGCGCGTGGGTGACATCGTGGCGCACGCCGGTGCACGCGGCGATGCGGCACGCGGTCTCGCGCTCCTGTTCGCCGAGGGGGTGGATGCCGCGGGCGAGCCCGATCCCGATCGCGCCGCCGCGGTGCGCGCCCGGCATCCCGAACTCGTGCGTGCCCAGCTGGCGCCCGAGCCGCCGGTGTTCGCGGGGGTCGTCGCCGCCATCGCGGGAGCCACGTCGATGCTCGACGTCTCCGACGGGCTCGCACGCGACGCGCGCCGGGTCGCGGAGGCGAGCGGGGTGTCGTTCGACTTCGCCGCCGCCGCACTCGGCCCCGACGTGCGGGTCGCCATGGCGGGCGGCGAGGACCACGGCCTGCTCGCCACCTTCCCCGCAGGCGTGGCGCTGCCCGCGCCGTTCGAGGCCGTCGGCCGGGTGGTCGCGGGTGACGGGGAGGTGCTCGTCGACGGCCGCGACGCCGGCTCGGACGGGTGGGACCCCTATTCCGGCTGGGACGGACGAGCCGGCTGA
- a CDS encoding tetratricopeptide repeat protein codes for MDDSTDQVPAEPSRHRGDEQQMIDRLWDFSDPAASEERFREAADDDTHPAHVRAVLATQLARALGIQGRTAEALAVLDAVAAEGIPAEDPERDAAEVRARVAIERGRILAAADRRPEAVPELTRGVREAAVAGSPFLVLDALHMLALNDEGHEEEWAAEGLDVLSTSRDPRVLRWGVALHNNLGWTMHDAGRAEAALAQFEQAVESADRYGTAEQQHVARWSVARCLRTLGRTEEALDLQRELARARPDDPYVQAELAELAGAESAGEPTIEA; via the coding sequence GTGGATGACTCGACCGACCAGGTGCCCGCCGAACCGTCCCGACACCGCGGGGACGAACAGCAGATGATCGACCGCCTCTGGGACTTCAGCGACCCGGCGGCGAGCGAGGAGCGATTCCGGGAGGCTGCCGACGACGACACCCATCCGGCGCATGTGCGCGCGGTGCTCGCCACCCAGCTGGCGAGAGCGCTCGGCATCCAGGGCCGCACCGCCGAGGCGCTCGCGGTGCTCGACGCCGTGGCGGCCGAGGGCATCCCCGCCGAGGACCCCGAGCGCGACGCCGCCGAGGTCAGGGCCCGCGTCGCGATCGAGCGGGGCCGCATCCTCGCCGCTGCCGACCGGCGTCCCGAGGCGGTGCCCGAGCTCACCCGCGGCGTGCGCGAGGCCGCCGTCGCCGGGTCGCCGTTCCTCGTGCTCGACGCCCTGCACATGCTCGCGCTGAACGATGAGGGCCACGAGGAGGAGTGGGCGGCCGAGGGCCTCGACGTGCTCTCGACCTCACGCGACCCCCGCGTGCTGCGGTGGGGGGTCGCCCTGCACAACAACCTCGGCTGGACGATGCACGACGCCGGCCGCGCTGAGGCCGCCCTCGCGCAATTCGAGCAGGCGGTGGAGTCGGCCGACCGCTACGGCACCGCCGAGCAGCAGCACGTCGCCCGCTGGTCGGTCGCCCGGTGCCTGCGCACGCTCGGTCGCACGGAGGAGGCGCTCGACCTCCAGCGCGAACTCGCCAGGGCACGCCCCGACGACCCGTACGTGCAGGCCGAGCTGGCCGAGCTGGCGGGCGCGGAGTCGGCGGGGGAGCCTACGATCGAGGCATGA
- a CDS encoding DUF58 domain-containing protein, whose amino-acid sequence MSRPRPLRVSAWPRLTRRGGTLVVVGVALLAVSLWFDLRDILLLAFVGIAMPAAAAVFVVVRTPRLAVTRAFAPPVVAAGGSTRVSLVVKNRGRRTFDGAHWRDTAPAGVTAPPEAILPAIGPYEGVLPSGDDTVRLEYRLRMPRRGVVSVGPLRVGITDPFGLARIDREIGTGHELVVTPRVTPLEAALGSAASIDGVVHGLQRRSHPNSDELIAREYRYGDPLRRVNWAATARRGELMVREEEQRGDPEARILLDTTMAGRPHVSSLRREHDDRPHHAFELGIEVAASIGVHLLERGFQVRCTQVVDPERGIVPGSALDGGYRMPGGDRVLLEDLARLDEPGRAAPHEGAATAGRESRPRAREARAPGFAVLVDPDEQDAANLVALRPMFEPAVAFAAETTSKRVLDALEEADWRIVRVRRPGDIGDAWAGVAVTARGHGSGGTALDARDVLDDRDSTVDGAVGDAT is encoded by the coding sequence ATGTCCCGCCCGCGTCCCCTTCGCGTCTCGGCCTGGCCGCGACTCACGCGTCGTGGGGGCACGCTGGTCGTGGTGGGCGTGGCGCTGCTCGCGGTGTCGCTGTGGTTCGACCTGCGCGACATCCTGCTGCTCGCCTTCGTGGGCATCGCGATGCCCGCCGCGGCCGCGGTGTTCGTGGTCGTCCGCACGCCCCGGCTCGCGGTCACCCGGGCGTTCGCCCCGCCGGTCGTGGCGGCCGGAGGCTCGACGCGCGTGTCGCTCGTCGTGAAGAACCGCGGACGCCGCACCTTCGACGGCGCGCACTGGCGCGACACGGCGCCCGCAGGCGTCACCGCGCCGCCCGAGGCGATCCTGCCCGCGATCGGCCCGTACGAGGGGGTGCTCCCATCGGGGGACGACACGGTGCGGCTCGAGTACCGGCTCCGGATGCCGCGGCGCGGCGTCGTCTCGGTCGGACCGCTGCGCGTCGGCATCACCGATCCCTTCGGGCTGGCAAGGATCGACCGCGAGATCGGCACGGGGCACGAGCTGGTGGTGACGCCGCGGGTCACGCCGCTCGAGGCCGCGCTCGGCAGCGCCGCCTCGATCGACGGGGTCGTGCACGGACTGCAGCGGCGGTCGCATCCGAACTCCGACGAGCTGATCGCCCGCGAGTACCGCTACGGAGACCCGCTCCGCCGGGTGAACTGGGCGGCCACGGCGCGGCGCGGCGAGCTCATGGTCCGCGAGGAGGAGCAGCGCGGCGATCCCGAGGCGCGGATCCTGCTCGACACGACGATGGCCGGTCGTCCGCACGTGTCGTCGTTGCGGCGCGAGCACGACGATCGCCCGCACCACGCCTTCGAGCTCGGCATCGAGGTGGCCGCGTCGATCGGCGTGCACCTGCTCGAGCGGGGCTTCCAGGTGCGCTGCACCCAGGTCGTCGACCCCGAACGCGGCATCGTCCCGGGGAGCGCCCTCGACGGCGGCTACCGGATGCCGGGCGGCGACCGCGTGCTGCTCGAGGACCTCGCCCGGCTCGACGAGCCCGGGCGTGCCGCTCCGCATGAGGGCGCCGCGACCGCCGGCCGGGAGTCCCGTCCGCGGGCGCGCGAGGCGCGGGCGCCGGGATTCGCCGTGCTCGTCGATCCCGACGAGCAGGACGCCGCCAATCTCGTGGCGTTGCGGCCGATGTTCGAGCCCGCGGTCGCGTTCGCTGCGGAGACCACGTCGAAGCGGGTGCTCGATGCGCTCGAGGAGGCGGACTGGCGCATCGTGCGGGTGCGCAGGCCCGGCGACATCGGCGACGCCTGGGCCGGAGTGGCGGTGACGGCCCGCGGCCACGGCTCGGGTGGCACCGCCCTCGACGCCCGCGATGTGCTCGATGACCGCGATAGCACGGTCGACGGGGCGGTGGGCGATGCGACCTGA
- a CDS encoding ATP-dependent DNA helicase RecG, with protein MTAEGADAAGAGRFTLDTRLSGALGGRTAQAVERAFGYRTVGEMLGHYPRRYALRGELTALASLPLDENVTIVAEVLEVRVREMRQRRGSILEAKISDGTGILTLTFFNQKWRENDLRPGRRGIFAGKVGDYRGNRQLAHPDYELFDDATPITADAAAAKRWAEAPIPIYPATSTLASWQLAKSIELLLDGLGEVDDPVPAAVRAARSLLDQRRAFEAIHRPEVEADWKAARRTLRFTEAFVLQTALLLRRAELRAHSTTARHPSPGGLLERFDASLPFTLTGDQQSVGAEIADDLEQPVPMNRLVQGEVGSGKTVVALRAMLAVADSGGQSALLAPTEVLAAQHLRSMVRMLGPELSAALVPTLLTGQLATAERRKALLRAAAGQSRIVVGTHALIGDNVSFADLGLVVVDEQHRFGVEQREALRLKGQHPPHVLVLTATPIPRTVAMTVFGDLDVSTIRELPAGRAGIESHVVPLADRPGWRARVWERLAEEVELGRQGFVVCPAIEAKVAEDDGESAEGGDASESAGPAASVASVLAELTAHPRFTGTRVAPLHGRMSADEKDATMRAFAAGDLDVLVATTVIEVGVDVPNASAMVVVDADRFGVSQLHQLRGRVGRGSVPGLCLLVTAAEQGSLARQRVEAVAATLDGFELARVDLELRQEGDVLGAVQSGGRSSLKLLRVARDGDVIADARELAAEVLAADPGLDGHAALAAEVRRRVDAEASGFLSKG; from the coding sequence ATGACGGCCGAAGGAGCGGATGCCGCTGGCGCCGGCCGGTTCACCCTCGACACCCGGCTCTCGGGCGCGCTCGGCGGGCGCACGGCGCAGGCGGTGGAGCGCGCGTTCGGCTACCGCACGGTCGGCGAGATGCTCGGCCACTACCCGCGGCGGTACGCGCTCCGGGGCGAGCTCACGGCACTCGCGAGCCTGCCCCTCGACGAGAACGTCACGATCGTCGCCGAGGTGCTCGAGGTGCGCGTGCGCGAGATGCGCCAGCGCCGCGGCTCGATCCTCGAGGCGAAGATCTCCGACGGCACCGGCATCCTGACGCTCACGTTCTTCAACCAGAAGTGGCGCGAGAACGACCTGCGTCCGGGGCGCCGCGGCATCTTCGCGGGCAAGGTCGGCGACTACCGGGGCAACCGGCAGCTGGCCCACCCCGACTACGAGCTGTTCGACGACGCGACGCCCATCACGGCGGATGCGGCCGCGGCCAAGCGCTGGGCCGAGGCGCCCATCCCCATCTACCCGGCGACGAGCACGCTGGCGAGCTGGCAGCTGGCGAAGTCGATCGAACTGCTGCTCGACGGCCTGGGCGAGGTCGACGATCCGGTCCCCGCCGCCGTGCGCGCGGCGCGGTCGCTCCTCGACCAGCGACGCGCCTTCGAGGCCATCCACCGCCCCGAGGTCGAGGCCGACTGGAAGGCCGCTCGTCGCACGCTGCGCTTCACCGAGGCGTTCGTGCTGCAGACCGCACTGCTCCTGCGCCGAGCCGAGCTTCGTGCGCACTCGACGACCGCGCGACATCCGTCGCCCGGCGGCCTGCTCGAGCGGTTCGACGCGTCGCTGCCGTTCACGCTCACGGGCGACCAGCAGTCGGTGGGGGCGGAGATCGCCGACGACCTCGAGCAGCCCGTGCCGATGAACCGGCTCGTGCAGGGCGAGGTGGGCTCGGGCAAGACGGTGGTCGCCCTGCGCGCCATGCTCGCCGTGGCAGACTCCGGCGGGCAGTCGGCGCTGCTGGCGCCCACCGAGGTGCTCGCGGCCCAGCACCTGCGCTCCATGGTGCGCATGCTCGGCCCCGAGCTGTCTGCCGCGCTGGTGCCGACCCTGTTGACCGGGCAGCTGGCCACCGCCGAACGGCGCAAGGCGCTGCTGCGCGCCGCGGCCGGGCAGTCGCGCATCGTCGTGGGCACGCACGCGCTCATCGGCGACAACGTCTCGTTCGCCGACCTCGGCCTCGTGGTCGTCGACGAGCAGCACCGGTTCGGCGTCGAGCAGCGCGAGGCGCTGCGGCTCAAGGGGCAGCATCCGCCGCACGTGCTGGTGCTCACCGCCACGCCCATTCCGCGCACGGTGGCGATGACGGTGTTCGGCGACCTGGACGTGTCGACGATCCGGGAACTGCCCGCCGGGCGCGCCGGCATCGAGTCGCACGTGGTGCCGCTCGCCGACCGGCCGGGCTGGCGCGCGCGGGTCTGGGAGCGCCTGGCCGAGGAGGTGGAGCTCGGCCGTCAGGGATTCGTCGTGTGCCCCGCGATCGAGGCCAAGGTCGCCGAAGACGACGGCGAGTCGGCCGAGGGAGGCGACGCGTCCGAGAGTGCAGGCCCCGCGGCATCCGTCGCGTCGGTGCTGGCCGAGCTCACCGCGCACCCGCGGTTCACGGGCACGCGGGTCGCGCCACTGCACGGCCGCATGAGCGCCGACGAGAAGGATGCGACGATGCGCGCGTTCGCGGCGGGCGACCTCGACGTGCTCGTCGCCACCACCGTCATCGAGGTGGGGGTCGACGTCCCCAACGCGAGCGCCATGGTCGTCGTCGACGCCGACCGCTTCGGGGTGTCGCAGCTGCACCAGCTCCGGGGCCGCGTGGGCCGGGGGAGCGTGCCCGGGCTGTGCCTGCTCGTCACCGCGGCCGAGCAGGGCTCGCTCGCACGGCAGCGGGTCGAGGCCGTGGCGGCGACACTCGACGGGTTCGAGCTCGCCCGCGTCGACCTCGAGCTCAGGCAGGAGGGCGACGTGCTCGGGGCCGTCCAGTCGGGCGGCAGGTCGTCGCTCAAGCTGCTCCGCGTGGCGCGCGACGGCGACGTCATCGCCGATGCGCGCGAGCTCGCGGCAGAGGTGCTCGCCGCGGATCCGGGCCTCGACGGGCATGCGGCGCTCGCCGCGGAGGTGCGGCGCCGTGTCGACGCCGAGGCCAGCGGATTCCTGAGCAAGGGCTGA
- a CDS encoding AAA family ATPase: MTEAAVTLSGAGDAADVPELVMGIDEVGSRAATIVQNVETVIAGKRDAITAALTVLLAEGHLLIEDVPGVGKTMLAKALARSVDSTVSRIQFTPDLLPSDVTGVSVFDQASRRFEFKRGPVFANIIIGDEINRASPKTQSALLECMEERQVTADGTTYVLEPPFTVVATQNPVEMEGTYPLPEAQRDRFMARVSMGYPSPTDEIAMLSQRETSSPLDRLGPVVTLAELRDMIAAVQHVFTSQPVKEYAVQLARATREDRQLRLGASPRATLQLIRAAKAHAAMHGRDFVLPDDVDALAVPVLAHRLVPTSRAVGSHDRDSGPLIDAIVRRIVGETPVPVGSARRN; the protein is encoded by the coding sequence ATGACCGAGGCGGCTGTGACCCTCAGTGGCGCCGGCGACGCGGCCGACGTGCCCGAGCTCGTGATGGGCATCGACGAGGTGGGGTCGCGCGCGGCCACCATCGTGCAGAACGTCGAGACCGTCATCGCCGGCAAGCGCGACGCCATCACCGCGGCGCTCACCGTGCTGCTGGCCGAGGGCCACCTGCTCATCGAGGACGTGCCCGGCGTGGGCAAGACGATGCTCGCCAAGGCGCTCGCCCGCTCGGTCGACAGCACGGTGAGCCGCATCCAGTTCACGCCCGACCTGCTGCCGAGCGACGTGACGGGCGTGTCGGTGTTCGACCAGGCCAGCCGCCGCTTCGAGTTCAAGCGCGGGCCGGTGTTCGCCAACATCATCATCGGCGACGAGATCAACCGCGCGAGCCCCAAGACGCAGTCCGCCCTCCTCGAGTGCATGGAGGAGCGACAGGTCACGGCCGACGGCACGACGTACGTGCTCGAGCCGCCGTTCACCGTCGTCGCCACGCAGAACCCGGTCGAGATGGAGGGCACCTACCCGCTGCCCGAGGCGCAGCGCGACCGATTCATGGCGCGCGTCTCGATGGGCTACCCGTCGCCCACCGACGAGATCGCCATGCTCTCCCAGCGCGAGACGTCGAGCCCCCTCGACCGACTCGGGCCGGTCGTCACGCTCGCCGAGCTGCGCGACATGATCGCGGCCGTGCAGCACGTCTTCACCTCCCAGCCCGTCAAGGAGTACGCGGTGCAGCTCGCCCGCGCCACTCGCGAGGATCGACAGCTGCGGCTCGGCGCGAGCCCCCGCGCCACCCTGCAGCTGATCCGCGCGGCGAAGGCCCACGCCGCCATGCACGGACGCGACTTCGTGCTGCCCGACGACGTCGACGCGCTCGCCGTGCCCGTGCTCGCCCATCGGCTCGTGCCCACGAGCCGGGCCGTCGGCTCGCACGACCGCGACAGCGGGCCGCTCATCGACGCCATCGTGCGCCGCATCGTGGGGGAGACGCCGGTTCCGGTCGGCAGCGCACGAAGGAACTGA
- a CDS encoding D-alanine--D-alanine ligase family protein has translation MDKLRVVLLFGGRSSEHSISCATAGGVLRAIDRDRYEVIPVGITRDGAFVLEADDPDRFALDPEHLPEVVDNGTRVRWPESTASRALTVTDAAGERSLGDVDVVFPILHGRFGEDGTVQGLLELVGLPYVGNGVLSSAIGMDKHVTKTVLEGAGIQVAPWVTLTRAGLASDPELWKRRVHSLGLPVFVKPARAGSSVGVSKVADWAELHEALDTAFAEDRTVLVESAVVGREIECGVLEGREAGEVRVSVAGEVVVTGRDFYDFEAKYLDAPGVDLICPADLGDGELFELQRVARRAFEAIGAEGLARVDVFLTDDGYVVNEVNTMPGFTPISMFPTCWLQTGLSYPELIDELIQVGHARGAR, from the coding sequence GAGGTGATCCCCGTCGGGATCACCCGCGACGGCGCGTTCGTGCTCGAGGCCGACGACCCCGATCGGTTCGCCCTCGATCCCGAGCACCTCCCCGAGGTCGTCGACAACGGCACGCGCGTGCGCTGGCCCGAGAGCACCGCTTCGCGGGCGCTGACGGTGACGGATGCCGCGGGCGAGCGCTCGCTCGGCGACGTCGACGTGGTGTTCCCGATCCTGCACGGCCGGTTCGGCGAGGACGGCACGGTGCAGGGCCTCCTGGAGCTCGTCGGCCTGCCGTACGTCGGGAACGGCGTGCTGTCATCGGCGATCGGCATGGACAAGCACGTCACGAAGACCGTGCTCGAGGGCGCGGGCATCCAGGTGGCGCCCTGGGTCACGCTCACGCGTGCGGGGCTGGCATCGGACCCCGAGCTCTGGAAGCGCAGGGTGCACAGCCTGGGCCTGCCGGTGTTCGTGAAGCCGGCTCGGGCGGGATCCTCCGTCGGGGTGAGCAAGGTCGCGGACTGGGCGGAGCTGCACGAGGCCCTCGACACCGCGTTCGCGGAGGACCGCACCGTCCTCGTCGAGTCGGCGGTGGTCGGCCGCGAGATCGAGTGCGGCGTGCTCGAGGGTCGCGAGGCGGGCGAGGTTCGCGTGAGCGTCGCGGGTGAGGTCGTCGTCACGGGCCGAGACTTCTACGACTTCGAGGCGAAGTACCTCGACGCGCCCGGCGTCGACCTGATCTGCCCGGCCGATCTCGGCGACGGCGAGCTGTTCGAGCTGCAGCGGGTCGCGCGGCGGGCGTTCGAGGCCATCGGGGCCGAGGGGCTGGCCCGCGTCGACGTGTTCCTCACCGACGACGGCTACGTCGTCAACGAGGTCAACACGATGCCCGGCTTCACGCCCATCTCGATGTTCCCGACCTGCTGGCTCCAGACGGGCCTGAGCTACCCCGAGCTCATCGACGAGCTGATCCAGGTCGGCCACGCCAGGGGCGCCCGCTAG